In Zingiber officinale cultivar Zhangliang chromosome 3B, Zo_v1.1, whole genome shotgun sequence, a single window of DNA contains:
- the LOC122055050 gene encoding chloride conductance regulatory protein ICln-like yields the protein MGLGMLHFDGRVVDDDGRPLLESDNGEELMHVEPGVAVALGSRPMESPGTLYVISRRVIWLSDVDKGKGYAVDFLSLSLHAVSRDLETYPFPCIYTQIKIGDEDEESESLDSESNDDLELSKVTEMRLLPLDVGKMDCKHIYEKEPVIHYISTKKPHPRCLVAGCLKILQVGRVVCDALLTIEIDEMRLTSATNIKSTMVEDFYRS from the exons ATGGGTTTAGGGATGCTGCACTTCGATGGTCGCGTCGTCGATGATGATGGGCGGCCCTTGCTGGAATCCGACAACGGCGAGGAGCTGATGCATGTTGAGCCTGGCGTCGCCGTCGCCCTCGGTTCCCGGCCTATGGAGTCGCCTGGAACTCTCTACGTCATCTCAAG GAGGGTGATTTGGTTGAGCGACGTCGACAAAGGGAAAGGGTATGCGGTGGATTTCTTGTCGTTGTCCCTCCATGCTGTGTCAAGGGACCTAGAGACCTACCCCTTTCCTTGCATCTATACTCAG ATCAAGATAGGCGACGAAGATGAAGAGTCTGAAAGCTTAGATTCAGAAAGTAATGATGATTTGGAATTGTCAAAAGTCACTGAAATGAGACTTCTTCCTTTAGATGTTGGAAA GATGGACTGCAAGCACATTTATGAGAAGGAACCAGTAATCCACTACATAAGCACAAAGAAACCACATCCTCGATGCCTAGTTGCAG gttgcctaaaaaTTCTCCAAGTTGGACGGGTTGTATGCGACGCCTTGCTTACAATAGAAATTGATGAAATGCGTTTGACATCAGCTACAAACATAAAGTCAACAATGGTAGAAGATTTTTACAGAAGTTGA